The nucleotide window GAGACATGGCTCCTCAAGATTTTCGCACCCAACCTCTGATTCCTCCGTCCTACCAATCACTCTTCCTTCTTTGCACCATCCTCATATTTCTATCCTCCAACACAATAATATTCTCATCAGCGCAGGCTACCAACAAAACAGAAGATGATCGGCAAGCCCTTCTCTGCTTCAAAGCTGGCATCTCCAAGGACCCTGCCGGTGTTCTTGGATCATGGCGCAATGACTCGCTTAACTTCTGCAGCTGGCGAGGGGTCAACTGCAGCACGACCCTCCCAATCCGTGTCGTGTCCATCCAATTCAGGTCTATGAAGCTCACAGGAACACTATCCAATTGCACAGCTGACCTTACTTCTCTAGTTCAAATGGACCTTACGAACAATACACTGTCCGGAAGGATACCTGAAGAGATGGGTGGGCTTCGGAGCCTCCAAACTCTGTTGCTTGCTGGCAACAGGCTTAAAGGTAACATCCCTCCGTCATTAGGTACAGCTGCATCTCTTAGATATGTCAACCTTGCAAACAATTCTCTTAGCGGAGCTATCCCTGATTCCTTATCAAATAGTTCGTCACTCATTGTGATAATGCTCTAACGCAATAGCTTATCTGGGGTGATCCCAACTAATCTGTTCAACTCATCTAAGCTTGTCTATGTTGATCTCTATTCGAATGCTCTCTCCGGGGCAATCCCacatttccaaaagatggatgcTCTGCAAATTTTAAATCTTGCCGGGAATTTACTTTCTGGTACTATACCAGCATCTTTGGGAAATGTTTCATCATTGTGTTTCCTCCTGCTAGCACAAAACAACTTAGCAGGATCAATTCCAGAAACATTGGGTCAAATTCCAAACCTAGAAATGCTAGATCTAAGTTACAATAGATTCTCGGGGTATGTCCCAGCCACACTGTACAATGCGTCATCACTCACAATCTTTCGCCTAGGCAGCAATAGATTTACTGGACAGTTACCTTCTGACATTGGCCACTCACTTCCAAACCTCGAAACATTAGCAATGGGACTCAACGGATTTTGTGGATCAGTCCCAGATTCCCTGACCAACATGTCAAAGCTCCAAGTGCTTGATCTTTCAAGCAACTCGCTGACTGGCGTGGTGCCATCTCTAGGATCCTTGGCAAACTTGAGTGTACTGCTTCTAGGAGATAATAAACTCGAAGCTGATGACTGGGCCTTCCTTACCTCTCTGACCAATTGCACTCAGTTGTTAATATTATCAGCAGATGGAAATATCCTGAATGGAAGTTTGCCAAAAGCAGTAGGCAAACTTTCAACAAAGCTTCAGCGGTTAAGTCTCGCTCTGCTTGACATGGGCCAGAACATGCTCTCTGGACCAATTCCCCTGACAGTTTGGAACTTGAGAAACTTGGTTGTCCTAAAACTTTCCATGAATAGGTTGTCAGGTCAGATTCCATCAACAGTGGGTAATCTTGTTCAACTCAGCCAGCTTCATCTTGATGACAATGAATTGTCTGGAAACATACCAGCAAATATAGGAAAATTCAAAAGGCTGCTTATGCTGAACTTATCAGTTAACCGCCTTGATGGATTCATACCAAGAGAACTCCTCAATATTTCTTCCCTTTCATTGGGTTTGGACTTGTCAAACAACAACCTGACTGGGCCAATACCACAGGAAGTTAGTAACCTGATCAATCTTGGCCTCCTAAATGTTTCCAATAACAAATTATCTGGTGGCCTTCCTTATGAACTTGGCCAGTGTGTTCAACTGCAATCCCTTCAAATAGAACGCAACATGCTCAACGGGTATATTCCTCAGTCTTTCAGTGCACTGAAGGTCATACAGCAGATAGATCTGTCCGAGAACAATTTAATTGGTCAAGTTCCACAGTATTTTGGGAACTTCAGCAGCTTAAATTATATTAATATATCATACAACAAATTGGAAGGGCCAATCCCGACTGGTGGCATATTTGGAAATTCAACTGCAGTATTCCTCCAAGGCAACAAAGGGTTATGTGCAGCTGTTGCCATATTTGGACTGCCCATTTGCCCCACCACCTCAGCAACAAAAAAGAAGATAAATGCACGCCTGCTGCTGATAATAACTGCATTGATTACTATTGCTTTGCTCTCTATTATATGTGTTGTTGTCACTGTTATGAAGAGGACCAAAACTCAACCATCTGAAAACTTCAAGGAAACAATGAAGAGGGTGTCATATGGGAACATCCTTAAAGCCACCAATTGGTTCTCTCTAGTCAACCGGATAAGCTCAAGTCATACAGCATCAGTCTACATTGGTCGATTTGAGTTCGAGACAGATCTCGTGGCCATCAAGGTGTTCCATCTCAGTGAGTAGGGTTCGAGAACCAGCTTTTTCACCGAGTGCGAAGTTCTGAAAAACACCCGCCACTGCAATCTGGTTCAAGCTATCACCGTGTGCTCAACCGTAGATTTCGAGGGCGATGAATTCAAGGCTATAGTATATGAATTCATGGCAAACGGTAGCCTGGACATGTGGATACACCCAAGGGTTGGCAGCTCAAGGAGGCTGTTGAGCTTGGGCCAGCGGATAAGTATTGCTGCTGATGTAGCTTCTGCTCTGGACTATATGCACAACCAGCTGACACCTCCTTTGATTCACTGTGATCTGAAGCCGAGCAATGTTCTGCTGGACTACGACATGACCTCACGCATTGGCGACTTTGGGTCCGCCAAGTTTCTCTGTTCCAGTATCGGCAGACCAGAAGGCTTGATTAGTGTAGGAGGAACAATCGGATATATCGCTCCTGTTAAGTTGCACTTTTTTCTTTCTTTGAGATGACTGTTGAGTTTGATGCTGAACTATCTTTGTTTTGTTAGTTTCACTAGTACTTATGCGCATTGCTCCTCTTTTACAGAATACGGGATGGGATGCAAAGTCTCGACAGGCGGCGATGTGTACAGCTTCGGAGTGCTGCTACTGGAGATGCTCACGCGATGCGACCTACGGATGCACAATGCAGCAACGCCCTCAGCCTGCACAAGTATGTCGATCGAGCCTTCCCCGAGAGGATCGCAGAGATTCTAGATCCCCTTATGCCACCCAAGGAGGACCAGGCGTCTGCTTCTCTGCGTATGCAAAACTACATTATACCTTTGGTCAGTATTGGCCTGATGTGTACCATGGATTCGCCGCAAGATAGACCAGGTATGCATGATGTCTGTGCCAGAGTTGTTGCCGTCAAAGAGGCATTTGTCGAGACCTTGTTGTGATTACAGCAACTAGTCATATATACACTATTACAGTAGCTGTATCACTTGTAGAATAATTCCAACATTTTTTTTGCATGTATCTGGTAAATATGAACCATTATGCTATGTGCCCGCCAAAATAAGCGGggtaaatatttgtctttttatcTCAGATTGAAGTTAGTTTTTTTGCATTTCGGAGCGAAAGTTGAAGCTTTGTTTCACAAAACTACGAAGGTGTGATTTTCTGAAATGCTACCAGTTACATATTTTTAAACAAATGCTCTTGATTTGATTCTTCTTTTGGAGCCATGAATTAATGTCAAATACTGAAGGACACTCAACTTTTAAACCGGATAATTTAGCCACTAACCTGTCTCAAAGCGGTCTGATGGACGACGTGTTATGTTAGTATTAAAAAATTAATAATAGATAAACCTAGGAAATATGAACAATGGAAATGTGTTCAAAAGGACTATTTATTTCAGAAAACAAATAGTGGGGGTTAAACAAAAAGTTGATTAGTTGAAGAAAAAATACTGAGAAAACCAAAAAGAATAGGCAACGTAAAGAGAACGTTTAGAAATGTTTATGAAGAATCAAGAAACTTGATGTTGTTCATGAATGCTCATACAAGATTTTCAAAGTTCTGGACATGTTTCTAAAGTTCCCCAAAAAGAGCTTGTAGGCAATAAACACAGAGAAAATGAGGAAATATGAAGAAGAGAAAAAGGAAAACATGTTTTGAAATGAGAAATATTATTTCAGCTCCATTGCAGCATGTTGATATGGTATTTAAGAAGAAAAAAAGTAGTTTtgtaactactccctccgtccggaaatacttatcatcaaaatgaataaaaggggatgtatctagacgtattttaattctagatacgaccctttttatccattttgatgacaactattttcggacggagggagtagtagattGCATCCTGTATTTAACAAACTGGAAGAATAATTATATTGACGTGTATGCACAACGAAAATGTTGCAtactacttcctccgtcccataatataagattgTTTTTTTCTTTTCCATGAATTAACATGTTAAGTTTTCCAATAAACTTTGCCATTTGTTACCAATTACTTCCTCCTTCCCATAATATAAGGCGCGGTTGACTTTGCACGGTCTTTGATGCATGACTTTGACCACTAATATATATCAAAGTACATGAATTGAACATGTATAAATGGCATCATTGTATTTGGCTTGCAAAAAAATTGTAGTTCACATGTCTGTATACTAATTTTATAGACATACAATATGTGAAAATCATAGTCAAATTTGTGCAAAAAAGACCAGAAAAGTCAAACGGCGCCCTATATTTTGGAAAAGAAGGAGTACTATTTTGACGAAGTATCAAGTGAAAACG belongs to Triticum urartu cultivar G1812 unplaced genomic scaffold, Tu2.1 TuUngrouped_contig_6687, whole genome shotgun sequence and includes:
- the LOC125530967 gene encoding LRR receptor-like serine/threonine-protein kinase RGI5 isoform X1; translation: MAPQDFRTQPLIPPSYQSLFLLCTILIFLSSNTIIFSSAQATNKTEDDRQALLCFKAGISKDPAGVLGSWRNDSLNFCSWRGVNCSTTLPIRVVSIQFRSMKLTGTLSNCTADLTSLVQMDLTNNTLSGRIPEEMGGLRSLQTLLLAGNRLKEYGMGCKVSTGGDVYSFGVLLLEMLTRCDLRMHNAATPSACTSMSIEPSPRGSQRF
- the LOC125530967 gene encoding uncharacterized protein LOC125530967 isoform X2, which translates into the protein MPAAPYNSIRIRDGMQSLDRRRCVQLRSAATGDAHAMRPTDAQCSNALSLHKYVDRAFPERIAEILDPLMPPKEDQASASLRMQNYIIPLVSIGLMCTMDSPQDRPGMHDVCARVVAVKEAFVETLL